The Astyanax mexicanus isolate ESR-SI-001 chromosome 21, AstMex3_surface, whole genome shotgun sequence genome contains the following window.
ggtgtgagggtgttttggtggttgggggatgtgggggtttggtgtgagggtgttttggtggttgggggatgtgggggtttggtgtgagggtgttttggttgttagggggaagtgggtgtttggtgtgagggtgttttggtggttggggggatgtgggggtttggtgtgagggtgttttggtggttggggggatgtgggggtttggtgtgagggtgttttggtggttgggggatgtgggggtttggtgtgagggtgttttggtTGTTAGGGGGATGTGGGtgtttggtgtgagggtgttttggtggttgggggatgtgggtgtttggtgtgagggtgttttggtggttgggggaTGTGAGGGTTTtgtgtgagggtgttttggtggttggggggatgtgggggtttggtgtgagGGGGTTTTGGTGGTtcgggggaagtgggtgtttggtgtgagggtgttttggtggttgggggatgtgggggtttggtgtgagggtgttttggtggttgggggatgtgggtgtttggtgtgagggtgttttggtggttgggggatgtgggggtttggtgtgagggtgttttggtggttggggggatgtgggtgtttggtgtgagggtgttttggtggttggggggatgtgggtgtttggtgtgagggggttttggtggttgggggatgtgggtgtttggtgtgagggtgttttggtggttgggggatgtgggggtttggtgtgagggtgttttggtggttggggggatgtgggggtttggtgtgagggtgttttggtggttggggggatgtgggggtttggtgtgagggtgttttggtggttggggggatgtgggggtttggtgtgagggtgttttggtggttgggggatgtgggggtttggtgtgagggtgttttggtggttggggggatgtgggggtttggtgtgagggtgttttggtggttggggggatgtgggggtttggtgtgagggtgttttggtggttggggggatgtgggggtttggtgtgagggtgttttggtggttgggggatgtgggggtttggtgtgagggtgttttggtggttgggggatgtgggggtttggtgtgagggtgttttggtggttggggggatgtgggggtttggtgtgagggtgttttggtggttggggggatgtgggggtttggtgtgagggtgttttggtggttggggggatgtgggggtttggtgtgagggtgttttggtggttgggggatgtgggggtttggtgtgagggtgttttggtggttggggggatgtgggggtttggtgtgagggtgttttggtggttggggggatgtgggggtttggtgtgagggtgttttggtggttggggggatgtgggggtttggtgtgagggtgttttggtggttgggggatgtgggggtttggtgtgagggtgttttggtggttggggggatgtgggggtttggtgtcagggtgttttggtggttggggggatgtgggggtttggtgtcagggtgttttggtggttggtgTTTAATGGTGTTGGTTTTGTTTCTTCTGTGTTCTACAGATAACTGCCCAATCCGGCTTTCCCATGATTCCCTGCTGGTGGAATATGGTAATGCTGTTAAAGTCAACTGCTCCCTAACGACCACACTTAATGAACCCTACATGCTGGGCTGGGAGGCTGTGATTCATCCAGTAGAACCAGTACAAGACACCACCAgtacagtgtggaatgtttccAGTCTGACGGAGTGGGAGATTAACACAAAAGATATATTCTGTTTTCTGACTGTTATCGGTGGAACACAGTGCGAGAAGCCCTTAAAACTCAACCTCTACAGTGAGTACAGTAATCCCACCTAATCTACACACTCATCACAGACTGTAACACACTACAGCAGGGGTGGGCAATTAGTTTTCTCAAGGGGACACTTGAGAAACCTGACATAACATAAAAGTTATTCAAAGACCAGCATCATCTTAacttaataaagaacagtaaagTAAACATTATAGCAATGTAATGAAAATGATAAgcacataattatataaatatttaaccaaCATTTATGAAAAAATGTGTTGAAAATGTGCAACATTAACAGTGTTAGAAAGTAGCAGCACTATCAGCTATCAAGTTTTTCAAAAGACCAGCTTCATTtaactttatacaaaaaaatgcaatacatgcatttgtatgtttgttttaccTCAGTTTTTTACGTCTAGTGAGAAAAATCTACCCTGTATGACcaactgaatatatatttttcctacgTTTGgtatccaaaatgatacagtaatatcacttaaatatatatatcttaaaaacATGAGAAAGAGAACTTTAGGAATTTACTGATATGATATGataaccctttttttattttcatgttttataggactgtaaattattttcttatttttcagtattattgCCGGAAACATCCATAATGAATACAATTAATGTTCTTCAGGACTTGGGTGGTATCATTTGATAgccatttgatttgtttttttataggattaattttttaattaatcccatatttttttatttctaaaatgttCCACTGTTTTACAGAtagttgtgtttctggtgtatatttgttgattagagctggttgaattatgtttattcagctgtaaaactagtttctgttctatTTCAGTCTCTGCCTCTGCTCCTAAAGCCCTGCTGTGCACGCAGCTACCGTAATACACTGTTTAGACGTGCATACAGGTTTTCACTGCGGACAGTGCGATTTACAGATTAACTTTTACCTTCTAATCTCACGCGGGCCGAGCAAAGATGGTCAGAGGGCCGGTTGTGGCCCACGGGCTGTACAATGTGCAGGTCTGcattacaggaagtgtagggggcgctctataatgcgctataatgttcatatgatccacacactcattctgacagagtgtaatacactacaggaagtgtagggggtgctctataatgctctatagtgttcatatgatccacacactcattctgacagactgtaacacactacaggaagtgtagggggtgctctataatggtCTATAATGTTCTTATGATCCACACACTTATTCTGGgatactgtaatacactacaggaagcgtagggggcgctctataatacgctataatgttcatatgatccacacactcattctgagagactgtaatacactacaggaagtgtagggggtgctctataatgttcatatgatccacacactcattcagagagactgtaacacactacaggaagcgtaatgagcactctataatgctctataatgttcatatgttccacacgctcattctgacagactgtaatacactacaggaagcgtagggggtgctctataatgctctataatggtcatatgatccacacgctcattctgacagactgaaaTATATTACAGGGAGTGccgggggcgctctataatggtcatatgatccacacgctcattctgacagactgtaatacactacaggaagtgtagggggtgctctataatgctctacaatgttcatatgatccacacactcattctgacagactgtaatccACAACAGGATGCATAggaggtgctctataatgctctataatggtcacatgatccacacgctcattctgacagactgtaatacactacaggaagtgtagggggcgctctataatggtcatatgatccacacgctcattctgacagactgtaatacactacaggaagcgtagggagcactctataatgctctataatgtttatatgatccacacactcattctgacagagtgtAATACAATACAGGAAGTGCAGGGAGCACTCTATAATGgtatataatgttcatatgatccacacgctcattctgacagactgtaatacactataggtagcgtagggggtgctctataatgctctataaagtttgtatgatccacacactcaatctgacagagtgtaatacaatacaggaagcgcagggggcgctctataatgctctataatgtttatatgatccacatgctcatgctgacagactgtaatacactacaggaagtgtagggggcgctctataatactctataatggtcatatgatccacacgctcattctgacagactgtaatacactacaggaagtgtagggggcgctctataatgctctataatggtcATTGTGATGTTTTGGTTGTGGTTTCTCTGCAGAGCGTGCGGACAGTGTGGTGATAGTTCGTGATAATGGTGATTGGTCAGAAGGTGAGCAGAGGAAGCTGAAGTGTGAGATTAAGAATGTGGGTCCAGTCAGTAATCTTACAGTGCAGTGGACCAGACTGGACCAAAACCAAACCAGAACCATCAGGGAGTCCAGGAATTTCACCATTTCTAGTAGAATGGAAGAAAAGGGGGATGTGACGGACACTCTGGAGGTTTGGACCAGTCCAGAAGAAGATGGAGTCCAGTATCAGTGTTCGGCTCTACTGGACCTGATCCAGTTCAAACAACAACAAGTGGACGAATCCCAACCCTTCAACATAACCGTACTCTGTGAGTTCACCTGTAAACCAATCTGAATTTTTACTGTAGTCCAGTCCTGTTCCTTCAACTTACTTCATTCTTTCTCTGCTGGAAACATTTGGGGAATTTAGCGAGTCAGCTAACGTCAACTAGCATGGAATTCTTTAGGGTTTGAGTTATTTGCATACAACATTAAATCAGAACACAGAGTTGTGTTGTCATTGTTGTGCAGTTTAACTCTAATGGTATGTCTCAGAGAAGTAGCAATTggttctttctttattcttttccCATCAGATAAACCCATCATAACACGGCCGTCTGCTGCCACTGTATCCAAAACTGCGGGCGACGCGCTGACGTTTTACTGTTCGGCACGAGGAAAACCGAAGCCTCAGTTTACCTGGACCACAGGTAACTCAAACATCACGCACTCCCCCCTCCTCAACATCAGCAACGTCCAGTCAGAACATCAGGGAAATTACACCTGTATCGCCTCCAACAGCAAAGGCTCCGCCTCCGTGACGGTGACGGTTACCGTTTCAGGTGAGTGAAATTCAGGGTAAACGTCCATCACATGTACAGGTGTAGTTACTGCAGGGCTGATGCTGCATGTTTCAGATTTTGCTCCCCCAAAATCAAAGTGAATCCTACCATTATCACGTTTTTTCACTCTCCTGAAAACATTAATCCCATTAGCAACTAATAACACTTTGCCCttattaaccaattaaccaattaaccgcATCCAAGATCCTGCAGGAACCTTCTGAGCTATCAGTCTCAATCCCACTatagctttatttatttcagccaaATTTCATGTAAATAGAAATTATATTTCTGGAGAAAATGAGCCCTAAACATTGTTTCCCAGCAGTGATCATTttcttaataaacaaaaatattttttcatgacCTTTTTTCATACAGAAAACAAAATgagaactaaataaaaagtaacaagTAAAAACTAAGACTATGACATGTATTATGtttttataaagaaataaaattttatatttctcCAGTGATCAGAACATATTACTTAAAGATTAGAACAGCCTAAACATAAATCACACAAATCTGACCTAATCTCCTGATGTTCCTTCATCTAGTGCCCTCATCAGAAGACAACCTGCCAATCATCGCTAGCTGTGTTGCGGTTGCGGTGGCATTGCTGATAGTTGGACTCTTTGTTTGGTACTGCAAGCATTACCGGCACACACACATGGGCCGCTACATCCTGAGGAACCTGGCGTCCCGGCGGCACAACGCCAACGTGGCCCATTGCGACTCTCAGACCCTCCAGTCACACTGATGTTCTGATGTTTTGAAGTTTTCTGAAAAACCCCACGCAGCACAGCGGTCTCAGATATTCTAGCCCGCATACCACTGGTGGTCACAATTATGAACAGTGAATAAATGGTATTTTTATCTTCAGTAAACTGATCTGAGAGAAATAGTTTCCATATATATGTAATGTGTACAGGCTGCAGGTGCTAATCTTAGCTAATACACAATACAGCACAATACACCTTCTCATTGAATGGATTATGTATTTAGAAATAACTGACCTACtactttacacattttttttgcattaaaaataataaatctaataatGGTTGATTTTCTTTGCTGTAAATGTGTTTGTTACACTGGAGGGAAAAACCTAACAATGCATAATAGacttttttattatagttatttacaggagctgtatgtaatatatttacaatGTACAACTTTATAAAATTATGATGTgtgatcagatattaagaaaatatGATAAGTTTAAGCTTAACATcagagcttcagtcagtataTTCTTCTTTAGATTGTTTTTACTGAGCAGAAGTCTGTACAATGTAGCATCAGAGGAGTGGTTATGGGTGTGGAAACACAACACTTTCCACAATGCTCTGGCACTGGAAAACTATTTAACCCAGTGAATGGAGAAGGCTAAATTGTCCAGATCAAAGACTGAGCTGAACAGACACATAGTGTCGGAAAATGTCTTGAAGAATCTTTAAGAAAACTATTAACCTTACAAGTGTTCTACTTTTAGGTTCCTGATAGAGCACTTCATACGAAATTATGTCCAGAGGCATTTGCAAGTGATGAAATTGTATGTAGAACTGCAAATGTATAACAATCATACACATGAGTTCTatttttaattactgtaatcatatAATAGAGATTTAACAGTATTTTCCCCTGATAAAACAGAACCTAATGAGATGATAATGAACTCAGGAAGAACTCAGGCTTTAAAATACAGCAGAACCTGAGCTGTGGAGGAAACACCTTTAACATTAGTGTTGACACAGAGACCACAGGATATGTTCAGAGGTCCTGTATAGTCCAGGCTTTGCTTGGGCCAGAACTGATCGCTCAATGAACCAAACAATGAACCAAGTCTCAGAACCGCCTGCAGATTCTGCATCTCCGCTCTGTAGTACTGAATCTCCTGAAATTCTGTTCTTTCTTTAGTCTTTAGCCACCCCTAGTGGAGCAACTTAATCATTACAGCCTCTTTCTGGTTTACTATAAATACTACTGGTTTATTATTAATCAGATTATTAAGCTGATCAGTTTAATTATTAAACACTGTAcacgtgtgtgtttgtatttcagTAAAATAAGTATTTATGATATATGTAAACCAGAGTGATTTATAATTCAATAAATGTTTGGTTTTTATACCTCAGTACTCCTGCCCCTGCACACACTTTCATTTTATACCTCTGAATTTCTAATTCCTCTTATATGTAAGAATATGTTTTAATCGTAtgtataattgtatttttatgtatacaatatattgttttatatacatgagtatatatatatatatatatatatatatatatatatatatatatatatatattatttatattagaattgtgtgtgtgtattagatgtTTAGATAATTGTGTATAGATTATGTGTATTGATTATGTATTGTGATATGCATGCATCGATTACTGCACCGTGCGTTTCTATTGGACTGGTGACactgttgctatggtaaccgctGCAGCTCTCTGCGGTAACACAGCCGGAAGGGGCGTGGTGATCCACCTCGTTGCCCCGCCCTCTGGCGCCGGAAGTGTTGGAGAGTTCCAGAAGGCGCGTGGGGTGGAGAGGAGAGCTCTAGAAGAAAGAGGAGAGCgcgattattgattattattatacaaaatcAATCTGATTGGGAATTAGAGGAGAATAAACAGAGCCATGACAACTATCGATTACAGCGTGTGGGATCATATCGAGGTGTCTGACGATGAGGATGATACACACCCCAACATCGACACACCGAGcctgttcaggtggagacaccaGGTAACAACACACTTGATTCTGTACACAGGTTCCACCTTATACACCTGTTATATAGAGGAGATCTGGCTGCTCTCTGTTTTCTGTTCTACTGTAATACTGGACCTTTCTGTGTTTTACATTACTCACAAGAGAGACCAGTTATTTGCTGCTTCATTCTCTAAATCTTTAAAAATCTACCTCAGTATCTGCTGTGATCAtctatgttctatatgttacatatctctgcaccttattctcTCTTAAACACTGCACTGTCCTGCCTGTTAAACTGTGtcgtctgttgtatttattgtagtgttatagttttatgttgcactatcataacacttttacaattttatgttgtgcattgtattgttgttccatgttgcaccatggatCCGAGATCAGTAAGTTTCTTACACTGTGTATCTGTACTCTTTAGTCTTTTGACTTGAGTTTCAGGCTAAAACCCACAAATACATCAAGCCTAAATCCTGCttaatacagaaatatatataatatataacagaaatatataatatatatataaacccatcTGAGTCATTTATCATCACATCATGTTTAAACCAGTGTAAATCATTTCCTTTTCGCCGTGGAACAATTGAAGTATTAAACTGTAATAATGGACATTTACCTTACCTGTACAAATCCGTGTACATCCACTGCATGGTCATTGTGCTCAAACAGAACttacagtaaattaaacacaTCTACATCGATTATTTAACTAATAAGAATATAAGAGGTAATATAGTAATAGTGAGTTATGTGCTTTCTGGCTGGAAACACCCCGATTAGCTATAAAGCTAAAGCTTAGTCTCAAAGCTTTGAAAGTTAAAAACCGAAAAATAATTGCAATTTTTGCATACGTAAGGCAGTAATACTAATCAAAACCAAACACGGGTAATTTCGTTAAATGGGGTTAGTAGAATATAGCACATTATAAATCAAATAATTAGTAAaatactgggaaaaaaataatgctgACTGTTAAACTAATGCAATTAAATCACAACCCCGTACTGACCCAGAGCTGTGACATGTCTATAACGCCACACTAGATAAAGCATTAATCACTAATGTAATGAGCTATATCGGGTTACTGCGccttaaattatataaattatacaatATTAATAAAATCTACCTTAACaaacgctaagctaagctagctttgAGTGAACAGCAGCAGAGGCTAATTTCTTCTCAGAACTCAAACTCCACTATTGCTGAATTATAAATAAGTTAAACTTAATATACAGATTAATACACTAATGTACAGATAATTAACCGTTTATATGGTCAACAGAAAGACTGATATCACAGTAAATCCTCGCTGTTAGCCGCTGATAGCTaaccaggcttacagtgtgaccGGTGGTGGAGCTAGCTTAGCTCATTTCCCCTCAGAACCGGAGCTAAATCTCACTACTGTCGCTTTTAACACACCAATAAagcattaaagcattttaaatcaTTAACCACGCGCTTTAAATCAGTTCCGCTGATTTCAGAATCTtacattacatataataataaccGAAAAATAATAAACACGGGACATTAGCTGATGCTAACCGCTAGCCTAGCTGACTCACTGAAAACTCTAtacaggctaagctaagctagggtAAGCTAACTAATTCCTCAGACTGATTCTGACTACAATTTGTGAAAAACTCGagtatttttcagattttaaagCAGCAGGTCGCTGATTTAAGAgattaaataaacactgaaacgCAGTCGAAGCTAATTTACCTCAGAACTTTAAACTTAAAAACAGCAGTAAATGATCTGTATCTCCTAACGGGGTTAAACTCGGTTAAACCCGCCGCTTTATCTCAACTATCTCAATTTCTAATAAcggatttaattaaataaaacaagaagaTACGTGATTTAGATAATTAGCTCTTTAGGTTAGCTGGCTAACCCGTTAGCGGTGCTGCTGGATAAATTCTgcgtttatattacattatattatataatgttgtattattatattcaataatattgtattgtttatattatattttaatatattgtattgtttgttgTGGTTTAATGAAATCTGTTCACTGTTTCGAGCTGGACATTCTGTGTTTCAGCACagccaaatcaaattaaatcagaattaacagtgttaattaacagGGTTAATTGTGATTCAAACACTTGTATTTTAGATTAACTGACACTACAGTGTTGTAAAGATGGTAGTATGTCATCTGTTACTATTGTGCCTGTGTTTAAATTTATCTAAATTAtcaataaaatgatttaatataaAAGTTATATTTTCTGTTAACAGGCGTGGGTGTGTGAGGAGAAGGTCTATATACATTTTCCTCTTTTAATGTATCCTCTTTTTAATCAGTTGATTAATCTTTAGGATTAGGGAGTGGGGTTCTTTGCTGGTGTTGGTAAAAGTATAGACTGGCTAAGCTGGTTAAGCTTCAGTAAGCTAGTGCTGATCAACTTATTATTTTAGAACAGGGTCCTGTTATTTTTTGTGTAGGAAATGCATAGATTTCGTTCATTGCTTCAGGTATAAATTCTAAATCCTTTATTAAATCTGCATTATCATGATGAGTCTAATAGGAGTTCTTGTTCTTAAAGTTAATGTAAATTGACTCTGGGTATaaaaaaattcagctttagcttATTGTTAGTTTTATTGTTGTAAATATTTTGATTATTCAGAATTACTCTGTAATGTCTGTATCATTGACAGtattgtataatatttttgttagtCTGCTCTAGATCAGCAGGTCTGCTTAATGCCACACGTTTATTCTGACAGACTATAGTACACTACAGAAAATGTAGGGGGTGCTATTGTTTTGTGTCTATCTCTGTCCTGAAGCCTCTGATTGTTTTACACCCTCAGGCTCGAGTGGAGCGTATGGAGGCATTTCAGAAACAGGGGGAGGAACTGGAGAAGAACCTGGCGGAGAGCAGGAAGAAGCTTCAGGAAGTTCAGAAGAAGGTCCAGGAACTCTCACTGAAGAGTACAGAGGAGGCCAAGCAGCAGCTGGTCAAAGCTCAGGAGGAGGAGAAGCGTCTGAAGAAGGAGGAAAGGAACTGTGAGAAGAAGGTGGACGAGTATCgcagagaggagaagaagatgccCTGGAATGTGGACACGCTTAGCAAAGAAGGATTCAGCAAGGTGAGAAACACCTCAGAGGTCGGACCGTTTATAGATTTTACTCTACTACAGAGAAAAGCTGGGTGTAAAAACCTGTTCTGTAGTAACTGTAGTGTGAGTACCACTTACTGTCTGTAAGACATTTAATATTGTTTTCAGGTGGATTCTAAAGCTCAATACTTTTATATTTCTGCGTCAAACCTACGCCGTAGTTTGTGTACCTAGCAGCAGAgcgtgtttatacttctgcatgcaTGTATCAGCAGCTCtgcgtcgctctgcagtttaaattgcaaaaagaatgtgtgtgagagaacaCGGGGCCggctgaccaatcacagctgtggctGTCCGTGTCGCACAACATatagttacatttccagagagATGCAGAGTAGAGTAAGCAGTGGTGCGTAGGCTCGATGCAGAAGTATACATTTGCCTTTAGGTATTTTAGATCATAAATCAGGATGTTTTAGGTAATTGCTGTGGTATCTAGAgctaaactaaaaacacagaGGTTCTTGAGTTGCTCCGTGTCACTGTAGTTTTAAATGAAGGCGTGGTACTCTAATCATTTTAAACCCACTGCCATCACCTCCAACAGTGTAATATACAGTCTTATTGCCCGTATACCAGAAGTGTCTCGCCTCTTCCGGAGTTGAGTTGACAGAACCTGAGGATACTGTTCTGAGTATGAAGAAACATCTCATTGAGTTTCTGCAGACTGTGAATAAGTTGGAATATTTTACCCACATGTGAATTTGCACAGGAGTAT
Protein-coding sequences here:
- the LOC125785923 gene encoding vascular endothelial growth factor receptor 1-like isoform X3, whose protein sequence is MRVCVFCVLVVGLKLGVFEVYTLADNCPIRLSHDSLLVEYGNAVKVNCSLTTTLNEPYMLGWEAVIHPVEPVQDTTSTVWNVSSLTEWEINTKDIFCFLTVIGGTQCEKPLKLNLYKRADSVVIVRDNGDWSEGEQRKLKCEIKNVGPVSNLTVQWTRLDQNQTRTIRESRNFTISSRMEEKGDVTDTLEVWTSPEEDGVQYQCSALLDLIQFKQQQVDESQPFNITVLYKPIITRPSAATVSKTAGDALTFYCSARGKPKPQFTWTTGNSNITHSPLLNISNVQSEHQGNYTCIASNSKGSASVTVTVTVSVPSSEDNLPIIASCVAVAVALLIVGLFVWYCKHYRHTHMGRYILRNLASRRHNANVAHCDSQTLQSH
- the LOC125785923 gene encoding probable serine/threonine-protein kinase nek3 isoform X1 codes for the protein MERGRVCVMILVFSECVWGAQSDPCSGRGPVVKEVEKDVLSCSVPNQEGKYSAIGCRSIHSKKGTSCYLIYEDGTECEEQLNFNGTQEVLECEIENRLTPFHVRVKRKSTSTAKEPSGSDKNKIRSSNTSSKTSPSGTSPSKTSPSGTSPSGTSPSGTSPSKTSPSKTSPSGTSPSGTSPSGTSPSKTSPSKTSPSKTSPSGTSPSGTSPSGTSPSDTLQERADSVVIVRDNGDWSEGEQRKLKCEIKNVGPVSNLTVQWTRLDQNQTRTIRESRNFTISSRMEEKGDVTDTLEVWTSPEEDGVQYQCSALLDLIQFKQQQVDESQPFNITVLYKPIITRPSAATVSKTAGDALTFYCSARGKPKPQFTWTTGNSNITHSPLLNISNVQSEHQGNYTCIASNSKGSASVTVTVTVSVPSSEDNLPIIASCVAVAVALLIVGLFVWYCKHYRHTHMGRYILRNLASRRHNANVAHCDSQTLQSH
- the LOC125785923 gene encoding probable serine/threonine-protein kinase nek3 isoform X2 — translated: MERGRVCVMILVFSECVWGAQSDPCSGRGPVVKEVEKDVLSCSVPNQEGKYSAIGCRSIHSKKGTSCYLIYEDGTECEEQLNFNGTQEVLECEIENRLTPFHVRVKRKSTSTAKEPSGSDKNKIRSSNTSSKTSPSGTSPSKTSPSGTSPSGTSPSGTSPSKTSPSKTSPSGTSPSGTSPSGTSPSKTSPSKTSPSKTSPSGTSPSGTSPSGTSPSDTLQERADSVVIVRDNGDWSEGEQRKLKCEIKNVGPVSNLTVQWTRLDQNQTRTIRESRNFTISSRMEEKGDVTDTLEVWTSPEEDGVQYQCSALLDLIQFKQQQVDESQPFNITVLYKPIITRPSAATVSKTAGDALTFYCSARGKPKPQFTWTTGNSNITHSPLLNISNVQSEHQGNYTCIASNSKGSASVTVTVTVSEDNLPIIASCVAVAVALLIVGLFVWYCKHYRHTHMGRYILRNLASRRHNANVAHCDSQTLQSH